The following are from one region of the Cynocephalus volans isolate mCynVol1 chromosome 17, mCynVol1.pri, whole genome shotgun sequence genome:
- the ST6GALNAC6 gene encoding alpha-N-acetylgalactosaminide alpha-2,6-sialyltransferase 6 isoform X1, translated as MACSRPPSQCDPISPPPRPPVGRRLLPLSRHRREMSSNKEQRSAVFVILFALITILILYSSNSANEVFHYGSLRGHIHRPVNLKKWGITDGYVPILGNKTLPSRCHQCVIVTSSSHLLGTKLGPEIERAECTIRMNDAPTTGYSADVGNKTTFRVVAHSSVFRVLRRPQEFVNRTPETVFIFWGPPSKMQKPQGSLVRVIQRAGLVFPNMEAYALSPTRMRQFDDLFRGETGKDREKSHSWLSTGWFTMVIAVELCDHVHVYGMVPPGHCSQRPHLQRMPYHYYEPKGPDECATYIQNEHSHKGNHHRFITEKRVFSSWAQLYGITFSHPSWT; from the exons atGGCTTGCTCGAGGCCCCCCAGCCA GTGTGACCCCATATCCCCACCCCCAAGGCCGCCTGTAGGACGCCGGCTCCTACCCCTCAGCAGACACCGGAGAGAGATGAGTAGCAACAAA GAGCAGCGGTCAGCAGTGTTCGTGATCCTCTTTGCCCTCATCACCATCCTCATCCTCTACAGCTCCAACAGTGCCAATGAAGTCTTCCACTACGGCTCCCTGCGGGGGCACATCCACCGGCCCGTCAACCTCAAGAAGTGGGGCATCACTGATGGCTACGTCCCCATTCTCGGCAACAAG ACGCTGCCCTCCCGGTGCCACCAGTGTGTGATTGTCACCAGCTCCAGCCACCTGCTGGGCACCAAGCTGGGCCCCGAGATCGAGCGGGCCGAGTGCACGATCCGCATGAACGATGCGCCCACCACGGGCTACTCAGCAGATGTGGGCAACAAGACCACCTTCCGTGTGGTGGCCCATTCCAGTGTATTCCGTGTGCTGCGGAGGCCCCAGGAGTTTGTCAACCGAACCCCCGAAACTGTGTTCATCTTTTGGGGCCCCCCAAGCAAGATGCAAAAGCCCCAGGGCAGCCTTGTGCGTGTCATCCAACGGGCAGGCCTGGTGTTCCCCAACATGGAGGCCTATGCCCTCTCTCCCACCCGCATGCGCCAATTTGACGACCTCTTCCGGGGTGAGACAGGCAAGGACAG GGAAAAGTCCCATTCGTGGCTGAGCACAGGCTGGTTTACCATGGTGATTGCGGTGGAGTTGTGTGACCACGTGCACGTCTATGGCATGGTTCCCCCCGGCCACTGCAG TCAGCGGCCCCACCTGCAGCGCATGCCCTACCACTACTATGAGCCGAAGGGGCCAGATGAGTGTGCCACCTACATCCAGAACGAGCACAGCCACAAGGGCAACCACCACCGCTTCATCACCGAGAAGAGGGTCTTCTCGTCCTGGGCCCAGCTGTATGGCATCACCTTCTCCCACCCCTCTTGGACCTAG
- the ST6GALNAC6 gene encoding alpha-N-acetylgalactosaminide alpha-2,6-sialyltransferase 6 isoform X2 encodes MACSRPPSQCDPISPPPRPPVGRRLLPLSRHRREMSSNKEQRSAVFVILFALITILILYSSNSANEVFHYGSLRGHIHRPVNLKKWGITDGYVPILGNKGKVPFVAEHRLVYHGDCGGVV; translated from the exons atGGCTTGCTCGAGGCCCCCCAGCCA GTGTGACCCCATATCCCCACCCCCAAGGCCGCCTGTAGGACGCCGGCTCCTACCCCTCAGCAGACACCGGAGAGAGATGAGTAGCAACAAA GAGCAGCGGTCAGCAGTGTTCGTGATCCTCTTTGCCCTCATCACCATCCTCATCCTCTACAGCTCCAACAGTGCCAATGAAGTCTTCCACTACGGCTCCCTGCGGGGGCACATCCACCGGCCCGTCAACCTCAAGAAGTGGGGCATCACTGATGGCTACGTCCCCATTCTCGGCAACAAG GGAAAAGTCCCATTCGTGGCTGAGCACAGGCTGGTTTACCATGGTGATTGCGGTGGAGTTGTGTGA
- the AK1 gene encoding adenylate kinase isoenzyme 1: protein MEEKLKKTKIIFVVGGPGSGKGTQCEKIVQKYGYTHLSTGDLLRAEVGSGSARGKMLSEIMEKGQLVPLETVLDMLRDAMVAKVDTSKGFLIDGYPREVQQGEEFERRIGQPTLLLYVDAGPETMTRRLLKRGETSGRVDDNEETIKKRLDTYYKATEPVIAFYEKRGIVRKVNAEGSVDSVFSQVCTHLDALK from the exons ATGGAAG AGAAGCTGAAGAAAACCAAGATCATCTTTGTGGTGG GTGGGCCTGGCTCGGGGAAGGGCACCCAGTGTGAGAAGATTGTGCAGAAGTACGGCTACACCCACCTCTCCACCGGGGACCTCCTGCGGGCCGAGGTTGGGTCGGGCTCAGCCAGGGGCAAAATGCTGTCGGAAATCATGGAGAAGGGGCAGCTGGTGCCACTG GAGACGGTGTTGGACATGCTCCGCGATGCCATGGTGGCCAAAGTAGATACTTCCAAAGGCTTCCTGATTGACGGCTACCCACGGGAGGTGCAGCAGGGTGAGGAGTTTGAGCGGCGG ATTGGACAGCCCACACTGCTGCTGTATGTGGACGCAGGCCCCGAGACCATGACCCGGCGGCTCCTGAAGCGTGGAGAGACCAGCGGGCGTGTGGATGACAATGAGGAGACCATCAAGAAACGGCTGGACACCTACTACAAGGCCACAGAGCCTGTCATCGCCTTCTATGAGAAACGGGGCATTGTTCGCAAG GTCAATGCTGAAGGCTCCGTGGACAGTGTCTTCTCCCAGGTCTGCACCCACCTGGACGCCCTGAAGTAG